The genomic interval GAGCCCATTGTACAGGTAAAGCTCTTCTTTGTTATTACTCTCCTGATAGGTGCGGCGCATATGGGGCTTGGTTTGGTATTCAATGTGATAAATCAGGTTCGAGCTAAGAGATTACAAGGGATGGTAAATGAGCTGGTAAAGATATGGTGTTTAGCGGGTGCTCTCTACTTCTTACTGGTACTCTTTGGTTTCTACTTCACGGAGCTCCAGGAGCACAACACACCGGTATTGCTGAGAAATGTAACCATATTCGTGCTCTTACCTATCGCTTTACTCTTTATACTCAAAGTGGCGGAGGAATTAAGGCATGAGGGCGGTGAAGGGGAAGGTGGAAGTGCCGGGAAGAAGAGCATCATGGATTATCTTATCATTCTCATCGATGGTGTAATAGATGCACTACTGGAGAATTTCTTCCGATTCCTCGCGAATACCGTCTCTTATGGCAGGATTCTGGCGCTCGCACTCTGTCATGCTGCTCTGATTGAGGTCTTCATCATCTTCACTTTTATGTGCTTGAAGATGCCGGTACCTGTATTAGGACCGGTAATGGCGGCGCTGGTATTTTTGCTTGGAACTGCACTTGTGATAGTTCTTGAAGCGATAATGGCTGGTATCCACACCATCAGGTTGCATTTCTATGAGTGGTTCACGAAATTTTACGAGGGAGGCGGGCACGAATTCTCACCTTTTAAGCTTCGTGTTCGTGGTTCTTGATGACTTGATGATAGGAAGGAGGCGAGGGCATCGGTCATAGCGCGGGAAGAGCCCCTAACCGATTCTATCATCAGTCCAAATTTAGCTGCGAAATTCCTCACTACCCTTTCAAATTCCTCATCTCTCTCATCTGCCTCCGAGTAGCATACCTTAATAACGCGTTTGTAATGATTCTTCAGCAGTTTTATTATATTTGAAGTATCTATCGCTGCTGCTGTTGCTGTTGCACTCCGGCATCTGTAGTTGTAGCCCCAGCCGCCAGCCGTTATATTTATGCTCGATTTCAGAATCACCTGAGGCTCTTTTATTATTGAAGCACCGGCAGGCGTCATGAAGAAAGTACCAGCCTCCTCGCTCAGCAGCTCTTGCACCCTTTCTCTGCCGAGAGCAATCTCTATGCAATTGTTCAATATCTCACCTCTTGCTCCTCTCGGTATCACTACGGGCACAGGGACTTTACGTATCAGCTCTTCCAGCTCGTCTGATGTGCAGCCACACAACCCGTAACCAAGCAGGACGAGATCAACCACTGGACTCAGTTCCTTCAACCCATCTCCTATCGCAGCCAGTAGCTTCCAGGGATAGTCATGCAATCTTAACTCCATCACTATAATAATCACCGAATCCATAAGCTTATTGTCCTTAATCTCACGCCTGATATCATCAAGACGCTTCTCTTTTATCTCTATCTCTTCCTCTTTAGCGAGCTCGGTAAGAAATCGCGTATTCATCTCCCGGCTCGCCATGAGGATTGCGGGATTCGTTGTATCTGGTAATACGATGAATACACGCTTGATGCCGGTCCATATAACGACATCATGTATCTCACGCCTCAGAATCTCACAGGTGATTATTCCGAGGTGCATGGTGCGTTTTGGCTAGGCTTTATTCCGCCACCACTTCCACACCATACTCCTTCTCAAGAAATGCTATGCACTCATCCCTAGTTAGTCTATGCCTGGCTGGTACCTTTTTTCGCTGTATCCGGCGCTCCTTTATTCGATAACCCGGTCTTTTCAGAGATACTGAGACGTCCATACCGAAGATACCGACATTTGGATCATAGCGAATACCAAAATCGGTATGTTCTGCAATTCCGAATGAGAAATTGCCGGAGGTATCAAATTGGCTCATATAAAGTTTATTCTGTATTTTAAATACGCGTGTCAGGAAATCATGTGCACGGGCACCCCGAAGAGTGACTTTACATGCGATTGCCTCACCGCGTTTTATACCAAAAGGCTGGATCGTCCGTTTTGCTGCGATTTTTATCGGTTTTTGACCGGCAATTGCGGGCTCAGCGAGCAGTTTCTCTGCTTTTGCCAGCTTCTCGCCACTCTCACCTACACCCATGTTTATCACTACTTTATCCACTTCTATCCTCCTCATTGGATTCTGATTCGATTCCATCTTTATTTACTCCCTCCCGTTCACTTCAC from Methanophagales archaeon carries:
- a CDS encoding DUF1638 domain-containing protein translates to MHLGIITCEILRREIHDVVIWTGIKRVFIVLPDTTNPAILMASREMNTRFLTELAKEEEIEIKEKRLDDIRREIKDNKLMDSVIIIVMELRLHDYPWKLLAAIGDGLKELSPVVDLVLLGYGLCGCTSDELEELIRKVPVPVVIPRGARGEILNNCIEIALGRERVQELLSEEAGTFFMTPAGASIIKEPQVILKSSINITAGGWGYNYRCRSATATAAAIDTSNIIKLLKNHYKRVIKVCYSEADERDEEFERVVRNFAAKFGLMIESVRGSSRAMTDALASFLSSSHQEPRTRSLKGENSCPPPS
- a CDS encoding 50S ribosomal protein L5, which translates into the protein MESNQNPMRRIEVDKVVINMGVGESGEKLAKAEKLLAEPAIAGQKPIKIAAKRTIQPFGIKRGEAIACKVTLRGARAHDFLTRVFKIQNKLYMSQFDTSGNFSFGIAEHTDFGIRYDPNVGIFGMDVSVSLKRPGYRIKERRIQRKKVPARHRLTRDECIAFLEKEYGVEVVAE